The Rhineura floridana isolate rRhiFlo1 chromosome 10, rRhiFlo1.hap2, whole genome shotgun sequence genome includes a region encoding these proteins:
- the LOC133364876 gene encoding mycocerosic acid synthase-like polyketide synthase: protein MATENEIAIVGIGCNFPGGEGIDNFWKVLENGRNCTTEIPPERFNIREWYDPDDNQPGKIHTTRAALLNELNAFDNQLFGINNEEAECMDPQQKLLMECTYRALEDAGLTPENISGTKTGVFVGLMNRDYESIISRGVAKLNHYNGTGTAMSTAANRISCRFNLTGPSLVIDTACSSFLSALDLGYKAIKQGDCDSALCGGVNCIIEPWKFVSLSKAKHLSPEGTNKPFSRKADGYGRGEGCGVLILKPLVKAQEEFNKIWAVISITAVNQNGRSVTPVTRSSQAAQEKLLLSIYPAHVDPSVVQYIETHSIGIPTEDATEAESLGNVIGKKRSPSLPPLKIGSVRGNIGHTESAAGAATLIKVLLMMHHGKIVPSLHFSEITSSINTEKLNLSIPTAVEKWEESSEFGRVAGINCFGFGGNNAHVVVRQFKQTRVLPPVKRPVELFVISAASGNSLKLAMKDTARYLNTSDSATLPNLAYTSACRRSHTNYKYRKAFVASSLQHLEQQLTSAAEMETVPLKKPPCLVFVFSSNDLNFKGICRILLKSEPTFRDKCIEIKQLFQQLSPSRLLELSESEHNDLLKPETAQPLLFTLQVALVTLLQHWGIKPIAAVGHSVGEVAAAHCAGLISLEDAVKVIYHRSRLQAQVTGGRMLVVDNIPVQEVSAALGKYSGKVCVAAFNSPLSCTLSGDDASINAIQKDLAEHFSKRNIFLHALNVPAAYHSHMMDPVLTEMAGSLSELNKGKPEIDLISTATGKAVSDGDFVTGKYWARQARDPVCFAEAIVTSVKGKDNIVFVEIGPQRALQRYIIDILGKQTRAFHSLQIDREYVTLVNLVRDLFELGLNVDWQHFYEGYESVPSAYPRYQFDHQKLMSHWSINQQANHRGANSSHPLICSTNMDNSEFICSVSEALTPYLYENKNQNTALIPVTCFVELALAAVMTSSRPKIPLGFCQMNVFFTAPCVLNENLHALKIKVESQQRVSKFRIQSGSTNMVYASGQVTKNLETSIEEKSISLKDIFQRCRSVVSKDEVYEALAQFGTHYGVTFRQLSDVYYCEDLKEAVTIIKVKGQTIEEMHEYHIHPVLLDCFLQMVGTLVTVTSKSKIAFPSGISSLVVARSLEEEMMVYLKTSKSTDNFLEFCGCFADKHGSVLAELRHVQIALVNESPRKGNDYLFENKWKEITSDQTMQNLPKAPRVVVFADKFGIAQQLKNYLHSESRFVTYQEWDKLLAAKKTDTNAQSKINLELQGYNDVLFMWGIQKLNETLPEKVVKYSVRCCEAFRQVVIALREKKPRCSITVITYRTSESKVDHINTGFGLYGMTRSCVVEVPEITFRIIDISSTNKIDISALADVLVKYKAQDYPEVWIDEGRIYSSEIRRTQIEATAFNMPSHPLQNSELCIFYTGDPYYVNDLSLKVANSCTQLGIGNYSVEVQIEKISIHSEDYFPVSVSSCKFGKTLYWNENTIDKHKLLALDFTGTVTATGTAVKKVKVGDHIVSCYPVSAASRITIPEAVCFNTQKFPCFRNIPCTSFFWVAREILQQTLPMPKQNEILGIISTEPESVLCKVLTFYAQELGWKIIVTNHLTGLWQRVNQCNALIFLPPLNEIFKEGLTCLFHLRDVVLVYGNKEPECLRYLIGNDYENIHIHTISLIHIFQKAYLIRSQKEIYCWLKSVNMKQLKHIPYSIFQQAGKSQRSDNAASYFNCKSIPVAILKNSEEDSNISDIPVIETDKRMFKQNAVYIVTDGFTGLGLETVKFVAQNGGGRIVILSQRNLNAEVQKEINDLQDRCEWSRIVSLQCNVVFSSEVEKAIKAISKFFPNCPIKGVFHSAMVLHDGLLETLNMSNFEEVLKPKVAGAISLHRAMQGRELDHFVCYSSVSSFLGNATQSNYAAANSFLDLFCQYRRNSSLPGQSINWGALNLGVLQDPHHNQNNMLQNKGIEDLQMNDIHEYLKRSLILDNPQQAVVKLNFQTLVEHVLSQNLSLKSRFHDLVSQEMGSSLELTGEAVFHNLSLNRPVDYVITLLKSLSDMPVDLSMHTSLSSLGIDSKLASTLQNRIFVERRVEIPLMKLLDPHSTVSTLMLYLKENSNTRDSLGAEGTDAGTWL, encoded by the exons aTGGCAACTGAGAATGAAATAGCTATTGTGGGGATAGGATGCAACTTTCCCGGAG GTGAAGGAATTGACAATTTCTGGAAAGTGCTAGAGAATGGCAGAAACTGCACTACAGAAATACCTCCAGAAAGATTTAACATTAGAGAGTGGTATGATCCAGATGACAACCAACCTGGCAAAATACATACAACTCGTGCTGCTCTTCTTAATGA ATTGAATGCATTTGATAACCAGCTGTTTGGCATTAACAATGAGGAAGCAGAGTGTATGGATCCTCAGCAAAAGCTACTCATGGAATGTACCTACAGAGCACTGGAAGATGCAGGACTCACTCCTGAAAACATCAGTGGTACCAAAACTGGGGTTTTTGTTG GTCTTATGAATCGAGACTATGAATCTATAATTAGCAGGGGAGTTGCCAAACTAAATCATTACAATGGCACAGGGACGGCAATGAGCACAGCAGCTAACCGAATTTCATGCCGTTTTAATTTGACTGGACCATCACTTGTCATTGATACAGCTTGCTCCTCATTTCTCTCTGCTTTGGACCTTGGCTATAAAGCCATTAAACAAG GAGACTGTGACTCTGCTCTTTGTGGAGGAGTGAATTGCATCATAGAACCTTGGAAGTTTGTATCTCTGAGTAAAGCAAAACATTTATCTCCAGAAGGAACCAATAAACCCTTCTCTAGAAAGGCAGATGGCTATGGAAGAGGAGAAGGTTGTGgtgttcttattttaaagccactGGTAAAG GCACAGGAAGAATTCAACAAAATATGGGCTGTCATCAGCATCACCGCAGTCAACCAGAATGGAAGATCTGTCACTCCAGTCACCAGATCATCTCAAGCAGCACAAGAAAAATTATTATTAAGCATTTATCCAGCACATGTTGATCCTTCAGTTGTTCAGTACATTGAAACACATAGTATAGGCATCCCTACTGAAGATGCCACTGAGGCAGAGAGCCTAGGCAATGTCATTGGTAAAAAGAGGTCTCCTAGTCTGCCCCCTCTCAAGATTGGCTCAGTTAGAGGGAACATTGGGCACACAGAGTCAGCTGCTGGGGCAGCCACATTAATCAAAGTTCTTCTCATGATGCACCATGGAAAGATAGTTCCCTCCCTGCACTTTTCAGAGATCACCAGCAGCATAAATACAGAGAAACTGAATCTCTCCATCCCAACAGCAGTGGAGAAGTGGGAGGAGTCTAGTGAATTTGGCAGAGTAGCTGGGATCAACTGTTTTGGATTTGGGGGGAACAATGCTCATGTGGTTGTCAGACAGTTTAAACAAACCCGGGTCCTTCCTCCAGTCAAAAGGCCTGTTGAATTATTTGTAATCTCTGCAGCGTCAGGAAATTCTCTCAAACTGGCAATGAAAGACACAGCTAGGTACCTCAACACAAGTGACTCTGCAACACTCCCAAATCTGGCCTATACATCTGCATGTAGAAGAAGTCACACAAATTACAAATACAGAAAAGCATTTGTGGCATCCTCACTCCAGCACTTAGAGCAACAGCTTACTTCAGCAGCTGAAATGGAAACTGTTCCATTGAAAAAGCCTCCATGCTTGGTTTTTGTGTTTTCCAGTAATGACCTGAATTTCAAAGGGATATGCAGAATCCTGCTGAAATCTGAACCAACCTTTAGAGACAAATGTATTGAAATCAAGCAATTATTTCAACAGCTCTCACCCAGTAGACTTTTGGAATTATCAGAAAGTGAGCACAATGATTTGTTGAAGCCTGAAACTGCACAACCCTTACTCTTCACACTGCAGGTGGCCCTGGTTACACTCCTGCAACACTGGGGGATTAAGCCAATTGCTGCTGTGGGCCATTCAGTTGGTGAAGTAGCTGCTGCCCATTGTGCTGGCTTGATTTCGCTGGAAGATGCTgtcaaagtcatctatcacaggAGCAGGCTGCAGGCTCAGGTCACTGGAGGCAGAATGTTGGTGGTTGATAACATCCCTGTTCAAGAGGTGTCAGCGGCCCTTGGAAAATATTCAGGGAAAGTCTGTGTTGCAGCATTTAACAGTCCTTTGTCTTGTACGTTATCAGGAGATGACGCTTCTATCAATGCCATTCAGAAAGATCTAGCTGAGCACTTCAGCAAAAGAAATATATTTcttcatgctttaaatgtgccagCTGCGTATCACAGTCACATGATGGATCCAGTACTAACAGAGATGGCAGGAAGTCTGTCGGAATTAAATAAAGGGAAGCCAGAAATTGACCTAATCTCTACAGCAACAGGGAAGGCTGTTTCAGATGGTGATTTTGTTACAGGCAAGTACTGGGCCAGGCAGGCTCGAGATCCTGTTTGTTTTGCCGAGGCCATAGTGACATCAGTAAAAGGCAAAGACAATATTGTATTTGTAGAAATTGGGCCTCAAAGAGCATTGCAGAGATACATCATTGACATATTAGGGAAGCAAACAAGAGCTTTCCATTCCTTGCAGATCGATAGGGAATATGTGACTCTTGTGAATCTAGTAAGAGATCTTTTTGAATTGGGATTGAATGTGGATTGGCAGCATTTTTATGAAGGTTATGAAAGTGTACCATCAGCCTATCCCAGATATCAGTTTGATCATCAGAAACTCATGTCACATTGGAGCATTAACCAGCAAGCAAACCACAGAGGTGCAAACTCAAGTCATCCTTTAATTTGCAGTACAAATATGGATAACTCAGAATTCATTTGTTCTGTCTCAGAAGCCCTGACACCATATTTATATGAGAACAAGAACCAGAATACTGCTTTAATTCCTGTCACCTGTTTTGTGGAACTTGCTTTGGCAGCTGTGATGACTAGCTCAAGACCAAAAATACCCTTAGGTTTTTGTCAAATGAATGTATTTTTTACTgcaccatgtgttttaaatgaaaattTACATGCTTTGAAGATAAAAGTTGAGTCACAACAAAGAGTGTCAAAGTTCAGAATACAATCTGGCTCAACTAATATGGTTTATGCCTCAGGACAAGTCACAAAGAATCTTGAAACATCAATTGAAGAAAAGAGCATTTCCTTGAAAGACATTTTTCAGAGGTGTAGATCTGTTGTTAGCAAAGATGAGGTTTATGAAGCATTGGCTCAGTTTGGAACCCACTATGGCGTTACTTTCCGGCAGCTAAGTGATGTATATTATTGTGAAGACCTGAAAGAAGCTGTAACCATTATTAAAGTGAAGGGACAAACAATAGAAGAAATGCACGAGTATCATATCCATCCAGTCCTCTTAGACTGTTTTCTGCAAATGGTGGGTACTCTAGTTACAGTTACCTCCAAGAGCAAAATAGCCTTTCCTTCTGGCATAAGCAGTCTTGTAGTTGCTCGATCTTTGGAAGAGGAAATGATGgtatatttaaaaacaagcaaGTCCACTGACAATTTCTTAGAGTTCTGTGGGTGCTTTGCAGATAAACATGGCTCTGTTCTGGCAGAACTGAGACATGTTCAGATCGCTTTGGTAAATGAAAGTCCCCGGAAAGGAAATGATTATTTGTTTGAAAATAAGTGGAAAGAAATAACTTCTGATCAAACAATGCAAAATCTGCCCAAAGCGCCTAGAGTTGTGGTGTTTGCTGACAAATTTGGAATAGCACAGCAGCTCAAGAATTACTTACATAGCGAGTCTAGATTCGTTACATATCAGGAATGGGACAAATTGCTGGCAGCAAAGAAAACAGATACCAATGCACAAAGTAAGATAAATTTGGAGCTGCAGGGATATAATGATGTTCTGTTTATGTGGGGCATCCAAAAACTGAATGAAACTCTGCCAGAAAAAGTGGTTAAATATTCAGTAAGATGCTGTGAAGCATTTCGCCAAGTTGTTATTGCATTACGGGAGAAGAAGCCCCGTTGTTCCATTACAGTAATCACTTACAGGACATCAGAAAGCAAAGTAGACCACATAAATACTGGGTTTGGTTTGTATGGCATGACTCGATCATGTGTGGTTGAAGTCCCTGAAATCACATTTCGGATTATTGATATCAGCTCTACAAATAAAATAGACATCTCAGCCTTAGCAGATGTTTTAGTAAAATATAAAGCACAGGATTATCCAGAAGTCTGGATTGATGAGGGAAGAATTTACAGTTCTGAAATTAGGCGCACACAGATTGAAGCCACAGCTTTCAATATGCCTTCCCATCCACTTCAGAACTCAGAACTGTGCATTTTTTACACAGGAGATCCATATTATGTGAATGATCTGTCACTTAAAGTTGCCAACTCATGTACTCAACTTGGCATTGGCAACTACAGTGTTGAAGTTCAAATTGAAAAAATAAGCATCCACTCAGAAGACTATTTTCCTGTTAGTGTGTCCAGCTGCAAGTTTGGGAAAACATTGTACTGGAATGAAAATACAATAGATAAACACAAGCTATTAGCACTAGACTTTACTGGTACTGTAACTGCCACAGGTACTGCCGTGAAAAAGGTAAAAGTGGGAGACCATATTGTTTCATGTTATCCAGTTTCTGCTGCGTCAAGAATTACTATTCCAGAAGCAGTTTGTTTCAATACTCAAAAATTTCCATGCTTTAGAAACATACCATGTACTTCATTCTTCTGGGTAGCAAGGGAGATTTTGCAACAAACACTGCCAATGCCAAAACAGAATGAAATATTAGGTATTATTTCCACTGAGCCTGAGTCAGTTTTGTGCAAAGTGCTTACTTTTTACGCTCAGGAATTAGGTTGGAAAATAATAGTTACAAACCATTTGACTGGTCTATGGCAACGTGTTAATCAGTGTAACGCCCTTATTTTTCTACCTCCACTAAATGAAATATTTAAAGAGGGCCTAACCTGTCTTTTCCATCTCCGAGATGTTGTACTGGTTTATGGTAACAAAGAGCCAGAATGTTTGAGGTATTTGATTGGGAATGACTACGAAAATATCCACATTCACACAATCAGTCTTATCCACATTTTCCAAAAAGCATATCTGATACGATCCCAGAAGGAGATCTACTGTTGGCTTAAATCAGTGAAcatgaaacaattaaaacacatcccATATTCCATTTTTCAGCAAGCAGGAAAGTCTCAGAGGTCAGATAATGCTGCATCCTATTTCAACTGCAAGAGTATACCAGTTGCAATACTGAAAAACAGTGAGGAGGACAGCAATATATCAGATATACCAGTGATTGAAACAGATAAGAGAATGTTTAAGCAGAATGCAGTTTATATAGTCACAGATGGATTCACTGGGCTTGGCTTAGAAACTGTAAAATTTGTAGCCCAGAATGGAGGAGGTCGCATTGTAATACTTTCACAAAGAAACCTGAATGCTGAGgtgcaaaaagaaataaatgatcTCCAGGATCGTTGTGAATGGAGCAGAATAGTCAGCCTGCAATGTAATGTTGTTTTCAGTTCTGAGGTTGAGAAAGCTATCAAGGCTATCAGTAAATTTTTCCCAAACTGTCCAATCAAAGGTGTATTCCACAGTGCTATGGTTTTACACGATGGGCTTCTTGAAACACTCAATATGTCTAACTTTGAGGAAGTTTTAAAACCAAAGGTAGCAGGGGCAATCAGTCTTCATCGTGCCATGCAAGGCAGGGAGCTTGACCACTTTGTATGTTATTCGTCTGTTTCATCATTCCTTGGAAATGCAACACAGTCAAACTATGCGGCTGCCAATTCCTTCCTGGATCTCTTCTGCCAGTACAGGAGAAACAGCAGCCTTCCAGGACAGTCCATTAATTGGGGTGCTTTAAATCTTGGAGTCTTGCAAGATCCACATCACAATCAAAATAATATGCTACAAAACAAAGGAATAGAGGATCTTCAAATGAATGACATTCATGAATATCTAAAAAGAAGCTTAATTTTGGACAATCCTCAGCAAGCAGTGGTAAAACTTAATTTTCAAACTTTAGTTGAACACGTTTTATCCCAAAATTTGTCACTGAAGAGTCGTTTTCATGACCTTGTTTCTCAAGAGATGGGTAGTAGTCTTGAACTCACTGGTGAAGCTGTATTCCATAATCTCTCTCTCAATAGACCTGTAGATTATGTAATTACACTTTTGAAAAGCCTGAGTGACATGCCTGTTGATCTTTCAATGCATACATCACTTTCATCATTGGGCATAGATTCTAAATTAGCCTCTACTCTACAGAATCGTATCTTTGTGGAAAGGAGGGTGGAAATACCGCTTATGAAACTACTTGATCCTCATTCGACTGTGTCAACTTTAATGCTATACTTGAAAGAAAATTCTAACACAAGAGATTCTCTTGGAGCTGAAGGTACTGATGCTGGAACCTGGTTGTAG